In Leptolyngbya sp. O-77, the genomic window GTTGCTCTCGGCCTCGCCCTGATTACCCGCGACCCAGAGGGCGGCCGTGAGGGCGGCCCGCATGTCGGCAAAGCGGGGGTATTTGCGGACAAGGTTTTTCATGGTGCGAATGGCTTCGTCGGTCTGCCCGGTTTCGTAGAGGGCGATCGCATAATTCGCCCTGGCAAAGGCAAAATCGGGCGCTAGATCTGCGGCTTTTTTGTAGTCTTCGATCGCCGCCTGCCAGTTGCCCTGTCCTGCCTTGGCGTTTCCCCGATTGTTATAGGCAGCCGCGTCGTTGGGGTCGAGTTCTAGCACTTTGTTGTAGTTGGCGATCGCCTCTTCCCAGCGTCCCAATCCCTCCAGCGCCGCACCCCGATTGAGGTAGGGATCGGGGGCATCGGGAGCCAGTTCGGTGGCTTTGTCAAAATCGGCGATCGCCGCTTGCAGTTTGTTCTGGCTGACCCGCGAGTTGCCGCGATTGCTCCACACGGCCGCGTTGTCGGGCAACTGTTTCAGGATTTCCGTCCAATAGGTTTCTGCCTCTGCGAAGCTGCCCCGGTTGGTTGCGTCAAAGGCTTTTTCGCGCAGCTCGCTCAGCGATGGAAGCTCGACCGGAAGCGGCTCCGGTGGTTGTGTCGGGGCTGCCTCAGCCGCGATTCCAAAGGGCAATGCGCCCAGCCAGAGCAGCGCTGCCAGCAAACATGAAAAAATGTAAATCAGCATAGGCTGATCATGACAGGTTTGGGAGTGCAATGCAAAGGGCAGGAGCAATGGAAGCCAATCGCAGGGTTTAGGTCGATTCTTGATTTTGGCTTTGCGATTTTGGATTTTAGATTTCCAAGGCCTAATTCCACAGCCTACCCATTCCACAGCCTAATAGTTATCCCAAAGTTCGGATAGCGTGACCACGCGATAGTCTTTACGCTGCAAGTAGTCGAGCAGCAGGGGAATGGCGGCGGCGGTTTTTTCGGAGCGCTCGGCAGAGCCGCCGTGCATCACCAAGATAGCGCCGGGAAACACGAAGCGCGACACATACCAGGCGCTAAATAGGGCGTTGTCCGTTGGCTTGAAGGTGTCTACCGGAATCATGGAGGCCAGGGCAAACCGGGGTTCGTAACCGGGCATGGCTTGCAGCTTGGGCACCATGCTCTTGGCATATAGCCCGCGACCTGGGCGATACCAGCGGATGGGTTGATTGCAGTCTTTGCAGATGCGGTTGTGGGCTTCACGCATTTGCAGGGCAAACAGTTCGGGGTGCTGGAGGGCGGTTGTGTCGTCTACGATGCCGTGGTTGGCGACTTCGTGCCCGTAGGCGCGAATGCGAGGAATGATGGTGCTTTCGGGGCTGAGGTGGCTGGTGATGATGAAGAATGTGGCCCGTACATGACGGTCTGGATCTTCAATCTGGCGATTGTGTTCGGCGATCGCCTCCAAAATCTTTTGGGTAGACT contains:
- a CDS encoding tetratricopeptide repeat protein; translation: MLIYIFSCLLAALLWLGALPFGIAAEAAPTQPPEPLPVELPSLSELREKAFDATNRGSFAEAETYWTEILKQLPDNAAVWSNRGNSRVSQNKLQAAIADFDKATELAPDAPDPYLNRGAALEGLGRWEEAIANYNKVLELDPNDAAAYNNRGNAKAGQGNWQAAIEDYKKAADLAPDFAFARANYAIALYETGQTDEAIRTMKNLVRKYPRFADMRAALTAALWVAGNQGEAESNWYAAVGLDARYKDLDWVANVRRWSPSLVSALEKFLTLK
- a CDS encoding polysaccharide deacetylase family protein, with protein sequence MGLAQQRLVQQVARAFPDGLFYKETTERVVALTIDDVPTPGEPEDESTQKILEAIAEHNRQIEDPDRHVRATFFIITSHLSPESTIIPRIRAYGHEVANHGIVDDTTALQHPELFALQMREAHNRICKDCNQPIRWYRPGRGLYAKSMVPKLQAMPGYEPRFALASMIPVDTFKPTDNALFSAWYVSRFVFPGAILVMHGGSAERSEKTAAAIPLLLDYLQRKDYRVVTLSELWDNY